From Toxorhynchites rutilus septentrionalis strain SRP chromosome 2, ASM2978413v1, whole genome shotgun sequence, a single genomic window includes:
- the LOC129767418 gene encoding decapping nuclease DXO homolog translates to MNETNLNPQHTIHNTKAFPSFSKPKIIGCFSVGPEREYISSAENLKFLNMPNPRPGKPLRIDLNEGFEIRKPKPDSAKQERIDHPLRFIAQNVARLRNHCVEANTTSRKSLNVDFVCFRGLLRMVMCTPYEKKTSWIILASKYKGTIYLCAKDTPEKELDEANQTEQQKRFCYYGFKFEQYILTDEPNETPNTAAAVVESEEFCAMFSATLEGKRVLYGAEMDGIVTDETIDKAHLNENILNRLEFVEVKVKRRETNQRQVNNFYRFKTRNWWCQSFLVNIGKIFVGLRNDQGIVNEIKEMSLREIDRDSRQFWSASVCMVFCSKFLAKVNELMNRVDCPHTVYRFEYDANRSQNILFNIQKGQSDESFIPDWYCAVV, encoded by the exons atgaatgaaacaaatCTAAATCCGCAGCATACAATCCATAATACAAAAGCATTTCCTTCGTTTTCTAAACCAAAAATAATTGGTTGTTTCAGTGTAGGGCCAGAACGTGAGTACATTTCATCCGCTGAAAACCTAAAGTTTTTAAATATGCCAAATCCAAGACCTGGCAAACCATTGAGAATCGATCTCAATGAAGGATTTGAAATCAGAAAACCGAAGCCTGACAGTGCAAAGCAGGAAAGGATAGATCACCCGCTAAGGTTTATTGCTCAAAATGTAGCACGACTACGGAATCATTGTGTGGAAGCGAACACTACAAGCAGAAAGTCGCTCAATGTGGACTTCGTCTGCTTCCGCGGGCTGTTAAGAATGGTTATGTGTACACCTTACGAGAAAAAGACAAGCTGGATTATACTGGCCAGTAAATATAAGGGAACAATCTATCTCTGCGCGAAGGATACTCCCGAGAAGGAATTGGATGAAGCGAATCAGACCGAGCAGCAGAAACGATTTTGCTATTACGGATTTAAGTTTGAACAATATATTTTAACAG acgAACCTAATGAAACCCCGAATACCGCCGCGGCCGTTGTAGAGTCGGAGGAATTCTGTGCGATGTTTAGCGCCACCTTGGAGGGGAAGCGAGTGTTGTATGGAGCTGAAATGGACGGCATTGTAACGGATGAAACCATAGATAAAGCGCATTTAAATGAGAATATTTTAAATCGGCTGGAATTTGTGGAAGTTAAGGTTAAACGACGAGAAACCAACCAAAGGCAAGTGAACAACTTTTATAGGTTCAAAACAAGGAATTGGTGGTGCCAGAGTTTTCTGGTTAATATAGGGAAGATATTCGTCGGATTAAGGAACGATCAAGGGATCGTGAATGAGATCAAGGAGATGAGCTTGAGAGAAATCGATCGAGATTCAAGACAGTTCTGGTCTGCATCAGTTTGCATGGTTTTCTGTTCCAAGTTTCTAGCAAAGGTCAACGAGTTGATGAATCGTGTGGATTGTCCTCATACAGTTTATCGTTTCGAATACGACGCTAATAGAAGCCAAAATATATTGTTTAATATTCAAAAGGGACAAAGTGACGAATCGTTTATCCCCGATTGGTACTGCGCTGTTGTGTAG